The following proteins come from a genomic window of Nostoc sp. KVJ3:
- a CDS encoding S-adenosyl-l-methionine hydroxide adenosyltransferase family protein, with product MFICVIADYGTGDPAFTEVTQRLLMAFPHAQIHLLSVPAFSTLATGFWIAQLGLNPGPSNRLIYHNCAPRQDDPEARRDNEGEGLTYALLSNGVKVVGVFAGYTLSFIKEHTKELRVVNVSRGGSQFRSRDVFPVAAAAIMGEDFSLLGDSLSREQIPDVPPDRIAWIDGYGNIKTTIKAHTLNLEPQTKIVIRIGDVVSDAVYSDGSFKVPEGTLAFAVGSSGWSRDDSTEPLRFLELFLRGGSAWERFGRPRVNQQVTRIA from the coding sequence ATGTTTATCTGCGTTATTGCAGACTACGGTACAGGAGATCCGGCATTTACAGAAGTCACACAACGTCTGCTGATGGCTTTTCCCCATGCCCAAATTCATTTGCTTTCGGTTCCAGCATTCAGTACCTTGGCAACGGGATTCTGGATTGCTCAACTGGGACTGAACCCAGGCCCTAGTAATCGCTTAATTTATCACAATTGTGCGCCTCGCCAAGATGATCCCGAAGCTCGTCGGGATAATGAAGGTGAAGGACTAACCTATGCCCTTTTATCCAATGGTGTAAAAGTAGTGGGTGTCTTTGCCGGCTACACTCTCTCCTTTATCAAGGAGCATACTAAAGAGTTGCGAGTGGTCAACGTTTCTCGTGGTGGTTCGCAGTTTCGCTCACGGGATGTGTTTCCTGTGGCGGCGGCGGCCATCATGGGTGAAGATTTCAGCCTTCTAGGAGATAGCCTTTCTCGTGAGCAAATTCCAGATGTTCCACCAGATAGAATTGCCTGGATTGATGGCTACGGCAACATCAAAACAACTATTAAGGCGCATACACTTAACTTGGAGCCTCAAACCAAGATCGTGATTCGGATTGGAGATGTGGTTAGTGATGCAGTGTATTCTGATGGCAGTTTCAAGGTGCCTGAAGGAACTTTAGCCTTTGCTGTTGGTAGTTCCGGTTGGTCAAGAGACGACTCAACAGAGCCATTACGTTTCCTAGAGTTGTTTCTGCGAGGAGGAAGTGCTTGGGAGCGCTTTGGCCGTCCTCGTGTGAATCAGCAAGTAACTCGAATTGCCTAA
- a CDS encoding DUF4174 domain-containing protein, whose product MKKSLLIALTLTACTAVSPVSIAGTAHGSTQAIKMSSFNLSSQKWQNRVLIVFAPSVDNRTYQQQMQLLQEQKSGFTDRDLVLVQVLATDKSYANGQLIDESSAANLRNRFGVDKENFRVILVGKDGGVKRQDTTPVRAIAIFEQIDAMPMRQQEMRSSR is encoded by the coding sequence GTGAAAAAGTCACTATTAATTGCCCTCACCCTCACCGCCTGTACAGCCGTGTCACCAGTCAGCATTGCTGGTACTGCCCACGGTTCAACCCAAGCTATCAAAATGTCTTCATTTAACCTTAGTTCCCAAAAATGGCAAAACCGCGTGCTAATAGTGTTTGCACCGTCTGTTGATAACCGTACCTATCAGCAGCAGATGCAGCTATTGCAAGAGCAAAAAAGCGGTTTTACAGACCGGGATTTAGTTCTTGTTCAGGTTTTGGCAACAGATAAAAGCTATGCCAACGGACAGTTAATAGATGAGTCTTCTGCTGCCAATTTGCGAAATCGCTTTGGGGTTGATAAGGAGAATTTTCGCGTCATTTTAGTAGGCAAAGATGGTGGTGTTAAGCGCCAAGACACCACACCAGTAAGGGCGATAGCAATTTTTGAGCAAATTGACGCTATGCCCATGCGCCAGCAAGAGATGCGCTCTTCGAGGTAG
- a CDS encoding TIGR03643 family protein: MKLPNLDLETIDRIIEMAWEDRTPMDVIETQFGLQEKQVIALMRQQMKESSFRMWRERVTKRKTKHLFKREFIAGRFKSQNQKS, from the coding sequence ATGAAGTTACCAAACCTTGATCTCGAAACTATTGATCGCATCATTGAAATGGCATGGGAAGATAGAACACCAATGGATGTTATTGAAACTCAGTTTGGGCTACAAGAGAAACAGGTAATTGCCTTAATGCGGCAGCAAATGAAAGAATCCAGTTTTCGTATGTGGCGAGAGCGAGTTACCAAACGCAAGACAAAACATTTATTTAAGCGAGAGTTTATTGCAGGTAGGTTTAAGTCACAAAATCAAAAATCATGA
- a CDS encoding replicative DNA helicase, whose product MAGDKVGWYDLENITGGIYPSSLVVVAAESHMGKTHFMISYAYEIMTKLGKPVLYVTPEMDKNQLNARMLARITGVDASMIQTNTQCYWEQIAQGIGQMVELPWKVYEHSSPTTPMIASAVRRAIAEFGGSIGAVFIDYLQQIPLESGGNMAFEVGKITRQIRDIAKSHKIPVFLGCQINRGNQTTADKRPNRHLLRNSGEIFEVCDQLIMLYRDAVYTKDPSDRTIELIVEKNRLYGKLGTATMLCDLSTSKFLNLAR is encoded by the coding sequence ATGGCAGGCGACAAAGTTGGTTGGTACGACCTCGAAAATATCACCGGTGGCATTTATCCTAGCAGCTTAGTTGTAGTGGCTGCTGAATCCCACATGGGCAAAACCCACTTCATGATTTCTTATGCTTACGAAATCATGACCAAACTTGGAAAGCCAGTTCTGTATGTAACTCCAGAAATGGACAAGAATCAACTCAATGCCCGAATGCTGGCTCGAATCACAGGCGTAGATGCTTCTATGATTCAAACCAATACGCAATGCTATTGGGAACAAATAGCACAAGGCATAGGACAGATGGTGGAACTGCCTTGGAAGGTTTACGAGCATTCCTCCCCTACAACCCCAATGATTGCTTCTGCGGTGCGCCGTGCCATTGCCGAATTCGGTGGTTCTATTGGGGCTGTGTTCATTGATTACTTGCAGCAGATTCCTCTGGAGTCCGGTGGGAATATGGCTTTTGAAGTCGGCAAGATTACTCGCCAGATTCGGGATATTGCTAAGTCTCACAAAATCCCTGTTTTCTTGGGCTGTCAAATCAATCGGGGAAATCAAACAACGGCTGATAAACGCCCCAATCGTCATTTACTTCGCAACTCTGGCGAAATCTTCGAGGTTTGCGACCAGTTGATTATGCTTTACCGGGATGCTGTCTACACAAAAGACCCAAGCGATCGCACTATTGAGTTGATTGTTGAGAAAAACCGCCTTTACGGTAAGCTCGGCACTGCAACAATGTTGTGCGATTTATCTACATCAAAATTTTTGAACTTGGCGAGGTAA
- a CDS encoding ASCH domain-containing protein — MKALSVRQPWAWAIIFALKDIENRGWPIHYRGDILIHAAKTCTKKEYQLAREFCQSMGVVIPELISLRRGQVIGIVTIVDCKFSQVASGWGMPMQYHWKLENPREITPIPYIGRLGIFEVPDDLVMEVAA, encoded by the coding sequence ATGAAAGCGTTATCCGTCCGTCAGCCTTGGGCATGGGCAATTATTTTTGCTCTAAAGGATATTGAAAACCGTGGCTGGCCCATTCATTATCGCGGCGACATTCTGATTCACGCAGCAAAAACCTGTACCAAGAAAGAGTACCAGCTAGCGAGAGAATTTTGTCAAAGCATGGGGGTAGTAATCCCAGAGTTAATCTCTCTACGTCGCGGCCAAGTTATTGGCATTGTCACAATAGTAGATTGCAAGTTTTCACAAGTTGCATCTGGCTGGGGGATGCCCATGCAATACCACTGGAAGCTGGAGAACCCGCGAGAAATCACACCAATTCCTTACATTGGGCGATTGGGGATATTTGAAGTACCCGATGATTTGGTCATGGAGGTGGCTGCATGA
- a CDS encoding DNA cytosine methyltransferase has translation MTKTVIAELSAIPEKFLEKGVKASQGESVGCLYQYLETKKLLDGKTVSYPRVIGERDPNNPFHWRWAFNWKEKINGAWKGKSIGSIPPGAVPMIQTLQQERATRENIIAFIKKAKTKKTSPKLDVCKNFDNTDKKPTLPDDAPISVILFAGGGGIEAGIVQAGIRPVIAVEFDPTKPELSQAIAKTHHRNFREYGCRIIQLTVQEVAQLGFIGFPRRPDYLHASPVCANASLAHTAKAGKGIETADDLTAAIAVAEAIRQLQPRVFTLENVLRYQNSQSFTIILDALEQEGYSINYSVVNMADFGLPQARRRLVLVASRGFRVALPTGATPCGWYEAIAHLIPTMPDSQLLPKQQQALEKFLAGNAPTPLLIERVGGRTQSKYKPGHLPCNTILRSHFTDHKGCNRRKFADIWLPDGTVKSLSIEGAAILQGFPSWYEFPNETATAGSIIGYSVPPSFAAQLFTHIQKQLSGAFL, from the coding sequence ATGACTAAAACAGTAATAGCTGAGTTATCTGCAATACCCGAAAAATTCTTAGAGAAAGGGGTCAAAGCCTCACAGGGGGAATCAGTCGGTTGTCTTTATCAGTACCTCGAAACTAAAAAGCTACTTGATGGGAAGACTGTTTCTTATCCCCGTGTGATTGGTGAACGTGACCCGAATAATCCCTTTCATTGGCGATGGGCATTCAATTGGAAAGAGAAGATAAACGGGGCATGGAAAGGCAAAAGTATAGGTTCAATTCCCCCTGGCGCTGTCCCAATGATTCAAACACTGCAACAAGAGAGGGCAACGCGAGAGAATATCATCGCCTTTATCAAAAAAGCGAAAACCAAAAAGACATCGCCAAAATTAGATGTCTGCAAAAATTTTGATAACACAGATAAAAAACCAACACTTCCAGATGATGCCCCGATCTCCGTAATACTTTTCGCGGGTGGCGGCGGGATTGAAGCGGGCATAGTGCAAGCTGGTATTCGCCCAGTCATTGCAGTAGAGTTTGACCCAACTAAACCAGAACTAAGTCAGGCGATCGCCAAAACCCATCACCGCAATTTCAGGGAATATGGCTGTAGAATAATCCAGCTAACAGTTCAAGAAGTAGCACAATTAGGATTTATAGGTTTTCCCCGCCGCCCCGACTATCTCCACGCCTCCCCGGTGTGCGCCAACGCAAGCCTTGCTCACACAGCCAAAGCGGGTAAAGGGATTGAAACGGCTGATGATTTGACCGCAGCGATCGCGGTGGCAGAAGCCATCCGACAGTTGCAGCCACGGGTGTTTACGCTGGAGAATGTGCTGCGTTATCAGAACAGTCAGAGTTTTACCATCATTCTGGATGCTTTGGAGCAAGAGGGGTACTCGATCAACTACAGCGTGGTCAACATGGCTGACTTTGGGCTACCCCAGGCGCGGCGGCGGTTAGTTCTGGTTGCAAGTAGGGGGTTTAGGGTTGCCCTACCTACGGGAGCTACACCTTGTGGTTGGTACGAGGCGATCGCGCATCTCATCCCCACAATGCCTGATTCACAGCTGCTACCTAAGCAGCAACAAGCTTTGGAGAAATTTTTAGCCGGGAATGCGCCAACACCATTGCTAATAGAAAGAGTGGGGGGGCGTACACAGTCTAAATATAAACCTGGACATTTACCTTGCAACACTATCTTGCGATCGCATTTTACCGATCACAAAGGCTGCAACCGTAGGAAGTTCGCTGATATCTGGTTGCCGGATGGTACGGTCAAATCCTTGTCTATTGAAGGGGCTGCAATCTTGCAAGGGTTTCCCAGTTGGTACGAGTTTCCCAACGAGACTGCTACGGCGGGGTCAATCATTGGCTACTCTGTACCACCTAGTTTTGCCGCGCAGTTATTTACTCACATACAGAAACAATTATCAGGAGCATTTTTATGA